The following are encoded in a window of Maylandia zebra isolate NMK-2024a linkage group LG5, Mzebra_GT3a, whole genome shotgun sequence genomic DNA:
- the LOC101480548 gene encoding bactericidal permeability-increasing protein produces MFLCCWLGLVALIPTTLSTNPGVKVRLTEKGIEYGRQLGMAVIQQKLGSIKIPDFSGTEKVSPIGKVQYSLSNMHIVNVGLPKSSVDLVPGTGVTLSIGDAFISLNGNWRVKYLRIIKDSGSFDLDVNGLSIATTISIKSDETGRPAVSSDSCSATVGSAKVKFHGGASWLYNLFTTFIDKALRNALQKQICPLVADAVSDLNPQLKTLNVLAKVDKYAEIEYSMVSSPTVLKSLIDLSLKGEFYNIGKHQEPPFSPAAFNLPPQNNNMLYIGMSAFTVNSAAFVYNNAGVLSLSITDDMIPKSSPIRLNTKTFGTFIPQIAKQFPGLMMKLLVKTVKTPTLTFQPNNATVQAITTVTAFAIQPNSTLSPLFVLNLEASVSARMFVSEMKLAAAVTLNKMDLTLDKSYVGDFQVGPLENVFHGVLKLVVLPAVNAQLAKGYPLPTIGKMKLMNTQLDVLKDYILIGTDVQFS; encoded by the exons ATGTTCCTGTGCTGTTGGTTGGGTCTGGTGGCTCTCATCCCCACAACCTTAAGCACGAATCCTGGAGTAAAGGTCAGGCTGACAGAAAAGGGCATTGAATATG GCAGGCAACTGGGCATGGCTGTCATCCAGCAGAAACTCGGATCAATCAAAATTCCAGACTTTTCTGGGACAGAGAAGGTGTCTCCGATTGGAAAGGTTCAGTATAGTTTGTCAAA TATGCACATAGTTAATGTGGGCTTACCAAAGTCTTCAGTGGATCTGGTGCCAGGGACTGGAGTCACACTGTCTATAGGTGATGCCTTCATCAGTCTGAATGGAAACTGGAGGGTCAAGTACCTGCGAATAAT AAAGGACAGCGGGTCTTTTGATTTGGATGTGAATGGTCTCAGTATCGCTACGACCATCTCCATCAAGAGTGACGAGACAGGCCGACCAGCGGTCAGCAGTGACAGCTGCTCAGCCACTGTTGGAAGTGCAAAGGTCAAGTTTCATGGTGGAGCGAG CTGGCTGTACAATCTCTTCACAACATTTATTGATAAGGCTCTGCGCAATGCACTCCAGAAACAG ATCTGCCCCCTGGTGGCTGATGCAGTATCTGATTTAAACCCTCAGCTGAAAACTCTCAATG TCTTAGCCAAGGTGGACAAGTATGCAGAGATTGAATATTCCATGGTATCGTCCCCGACTGTTTTAAAGTCCTTGATAGATCTGAGCTTGAAG GGGGAATTTTACAACATCGGGAAACATCAGGAGCCTCCGTTCTCACCAGCGGCCTTTAACCTGCCACCCCAGAACAACAACATGTTGTACATCGGCATGTCTGCCTTTACTGTCAACTCTGCAGCCTTCGTCTACAACAATGCTGGAGTCCTCAGCCTGTCCATCACTGACGACATG ataccaaaaagctctccaatCCGACTCAACACCAAAACGTTTGGAACCTTTATCCCACAG ATTGCTAAGCAGTTCCCAGGTCTGATGATGAAGCTACTGGTGAAGACAGTGAAAACCCCCACACTGACCTTTCAGCCCAACAACGCAACAGTCCAGGCCATCACCACAGTGACGGCCTTTGCCATCCAGCCCAACTCTACTCTGTCGCCTCTTTTTGTCCTGAACTTG GAGGCCAGCGTGAGTGCCCGTATGTTTGTCAGTGAAATGAAATTGGCTGCAGCTGTCACCCTCAACAA AATGGATCTGACCCTGGACAAAAGTTATGTGGGAGACTTTCAG GTGGGACCACTGGAAAATGTCTTTCATGGGGTCCTCAAATTGGTGGTGTTACCTGCTGTTAATG CCCAACTTGCTAAGGGATACCCACTGCCCACAATTGGAAAGATGAAGCTTATGAACACCCAGCTTGATGTGCTGAAG GACTACATCCTGATTGGGACAGATGTTCAGTTCAGCTGA